The Candidatus Deferrimicrobiaceae bacterium genome includes the window TCGTCTATCAGTGGATGGGCGGCTTCGGCGGATGGGGCCCGGGGCGCAACCGTGCCTCCTACGACATCCTCGGCCAGGCCCAGGGCGGCTGCTTCTCGATCACCGGGTGGCACAAGGAATACGGCGGGATGCCCTCCAAGCAGACTATCTGGATCATGGACTACTGGGGCGGCGCCATCTCGGCCTTCAACATCATCGCGTGCCTGTACTGGAGAGACAACGTCTCCGGGAAGGGGAACTTCCTCGAATATTCCCAGGTGCACGGCGCCCAGAGGCACCTGACCGATCTCATCGCCCTCTACGGAAGGACCGGGATCGTCGCCCAGCGGTTCGGAAACTGGGAGCCGCTGCTCTGCGTCCACGGGATCTTAAAGTGCGGGAAGTCGTCGTACCCGAACTCGAAGAACCCGCAGGAGCAGGAAGTGGGTTTCTGCCTCGTCTCGGCGTACAAGGACGAGGACTTCGCGAAGCTGTGCACGATGATCAACCGTCCCGATCTTGCCAAGAAATACCCGACCCACGCCGACCGGGTGGGGGCCGATGCGCAGAGCGCCATCTACCCCGAGCTCGAGAAGTGGGCGGCGGACAAGACGAAAGAGCAGGTCTGGGAGGAGTGCAAGAAGAACGGGCTCGTCTCCCAGCCGGTGTGGAACTCCAAGGAGGTCTCCGCACAGGAGCATTACCACCTCCGGGGGACGCTCGCCTGGATCGACGACCCGACGTTCGGCGACGTCCAGACGCAGGTGCATCCGGCGCTCATGTCGGAGACACCCCCGCGATGCCGCTGGGTCTTCAAGCCGGTCGGCGCGGACAACGAGTATATCCTGGCCAAGCTGTGCGGCTTCAGCGGTTCACACATCGCCGAACTGGAGCAGAAAGAGATCATCTAACGAACCGAAAAGGGGGATACGATGATATTTAAGGATTCTTCACTTCTTCTCCAATGCCCCAAGTGCACGACGATCAACTATCTCGATCCGTTCACGTTCTGGAACTTCAAGGGGAAGATAAAATGCGCCGGCTGCGACGCGATCTGGGAGTACGCGCTCGAGAACGGCCACCGCAAGGGGCCTCCGGTGGAGGGAAAACCGCCCCACGACAAGCTGCCGGGCTTTGCACAGACGACGGACTGGAAGCCGATCACAACGAAGGGGAAGGTGGCCGACGCGCCTCAGGCCCGGGAAGACTTCCAGGGAAAGCCGATCCCGATTACCAAGAGCATCCGCGGGAAAGCCGTTTCCGGTGCGCCGCTTACGACCGAGGAGCTGGTCGGGAGCATTCCGAAGATGTTCTACACAGGCATCTGATCGCTTGACCATTTTTTAGACAGGAGGGGATACCGTGGCAAAAATCGTTCCGAATTGTCAAGGTTGCAAGAACTTCCTCGCGGCCCTCGACCCCGAGATCAGCAAGGTGTACATGGGGGCGTGTTTGAAGCTCGAGTGGCCATACAAC containing:
- a CDS encoding CoA transferase, which produces MTAAISKDVKDMSFEDFCRAVFDTTKRYDKPETLKGIRAISTTQYILGPSCANYLAELGAETIKVELPKRGEPMRHTTPFNEPFLYPLSRWMPDKGTGLGFFGANANEYFLSLDFHKPEAIQIMKRLAAKSDVFAENYRAGTFDRWGIGARQHMQINPRVVYQWMGGFGGWGPGRNRASYDILGQAQGGCFSITGWHKEYGGMPSKQTIWIMDYWGGAISAFNIIACLYWRDNVSGKGNFLEYSQVHGAQRHLTDLIALYGRTGIVAQRFGNWEPLLCVHGILKCGKSSYPNSKNPQEQEVGFCLVSAYKDEDFAKLCTMINRPDLAKKYPTHADRVGADAQSAIYPELEKWAADKTKEQVWEECKKNGLVSQPVWNSKEVSAQEHYHLRGTLAWIDDPTFGDVQTQVHPALMSETPPRCRWVFKPVGADNEYILAKLCGFSGSHIAELEQKEII